GCCCTCCAGGATCTGCAGTGCAAACGTATCGATGAACTCAATGACCCACTCGGTCCCCTGCAACTCCCTGGTCtccaccagcaccaccgCATCGCCAGATACCTGCGAGATCGTCCTGACACACTCGAGAAACTCGTCAAACGGCGCGGGCAGCTTCTGCTTGTTCATCACGTACAGCGAGTGCACGTCCCTGAGCCGCCCGTCCAACGGTTTAGCAAGCAACAGCGCGCTGTTCTCGCCCAAAAACCGCACCACGTCAACATCCGCGTCTACTGGTCCCACCATCGTCACCGCTGTGTCAACGCCGCTCTCTCCGTGTCCCTGGACCTCTCTTTCACCTTTCACCGTGTTAGATCTCTTCCGGTTCTTCTCGTTATCACTTCGCAATACATTTTTGCAGTGACAGGTGGCACAAGAGACTGACTGTGACGCTACTTCCAGATCACCAGAGAGTGTAACAGtcatgtatatatacacagTGGACTGTTCTGCAGGCGGTCGTCAACGTGTTTCACAAGTGTAGCAAGTTATACAACTCTACGTAACTAGTTAACAACCCCGATCTCCACGGCACTTCAAACGGGGATAACTCGCCCTATAGCGACCGGATCACCTCGTGGCAAAGACCAAACCGCATTGTCTCTCTGGACCCGCTCCAACTGAATTAACTATAGACGCGGAACCGAACTACATTGGGGGACACCGGCACAGTTcgtcttgttcagttgaACATCGAGTATTtattttgtgtcacaaaaaaCTCGTTTTGAAACTTCGTCAAACGACTTCTCACCAACTTCCACTACTTTGAACAACCACATCCCAGAGCTGTACCGTGTTTGTGATGGATGAGGGGACGTTTACTTACGACAGGAAAACTGCGGACTTGCTGCCGCAGTTTGAGCTTGGTGCGGCGCGGCCCCTACGGGTGTCGTACCATTTCAATCCGAAGGTGTCGCACTACCACTACGGCGTGAAGCACCCTATGAAGCCGTTCCGGCTGATGCTGACTGACCATTTGGTGTCTGGGTACGGTATGCACAAAGTGATGGACCTGTACGAGACGCGCGCTGCGACCAACGACGAACTTACGGAGTTTCACACGGAGGATTACGTGCACTTCTTGCAGAAAGTGTCGCCGGACAACTTGGGTAAACTGCCGCGCGGGACGCtcgagaagttcaacaTCGGAGACGACTGTCCCATTTTCCAGAACCTGTATGACTACGCGACGCTGTACACGGGGGCGTCGCTCGATGCCACGCGGAAACTGATCAATGGGCAGAGCGATATTGCGATCAATTGGTCCGGCGGGTTGCATCAcgcgaagaagaacagcCCGTCAGGGTTCTGTTACGTTAACGACATTGTGCTCTCCATTGTGAACCTGCTGCGATACCACCCTCGCGTGCTCTACATTGACATCGACCTCCACCATGGTGACGGTGTCCAGGAGGCGTTCTACACCACGGATAGGGTGTACACCATCTCCTTCCACAAATACAACGGCGATTTTTTTCCAGGAACGGGGGACATCGACGAGACAGGGTGCGACGCAGGTGAACGCTTCGCACTGAACGTGCCCCTTGAGGACGGGATAGACGACGATTCGTACATAAACCTGTTCAAATCCGTGATAGGCCCGCTCATCACCGCGTACAACCCAACGGTGATCATCCAACAGTGCGGTGCGGACTCCCTGGGACACGACAGGCTCGGGTGTTTTAATCTAAACATCAAGGCGCACGGCGAATGCGTCAAGTTCGTCAAATCTTTTGGGATCCCCATGCTCGTTGTAGGCGGCGGTGGATACACACCGAGAAATGTGTCCCGTCTTTGGGCCTATGAGACTGGGGTCCTCAACGATGTGATCCTGCCCAAGGATCTCCCGGAGGGactttccttcaaaaatttcttcGGACCCGACTACAGTCTGTACCCTGTCCTCGACGACCTTTACGAGAACAAAAACTCAAAAAAGTACCTAGAAGATACCAGGATACGGTGCCTCGAAAATATACGATACTTACAGGGTGCTCCGAGCGTACGCTGCGACGCAGACGTGATTCCCTCTCAGGATATCAGTGCACTGactgaggaggaggaaaaacAGATACAGGAAATGAACGAGGAACGCAACG
This DNA window, taken from Huiozyma naganishii CBS 8797 chromosome 7, complete genome, encodes the following:
- the HOS2 gene encoding histone deacetylase HOS2 (similar to Saccharomyces cerevisiae HOS2 (YGL194C); ancestral locus Anc_8.153), translated to MDEGTFTYDRKTADLLPQFELGAARPLRVSYHFNPKVSHYHYGVKHPMKPFRLMLTDHLVSGYGMHKVMDLYETRAATNDELTEFHTEDYVHFLQKVSPDNLGKLPRGTLEKFNIGDDCPIFQNLYDYATLYTGASLDATRKLINGQSDIAINWSGGLHHAKKNSPSGFCYVNDIVLSIVNLLRYHPRVLYIDIDLHHGDGVQEAFYTTDRVYTISFHKYNGDFFPGTGDIDETGCDAGERFALNVPLEDGIDDDSYINLFKSVIGPLITAYNPTVIIQQCGADSLGHDRLGCFNLNIKAHGECVKFVKSFGIPMLVVGGGGYTPRNVSRLWAYETGVLNDVILPKDLPEGLSFKNFFGPDYSLYPVLDDLYENKNSKKYLEDTRIRCLENIRYLQGAPSVRCDADVIPSQDISALTEEEEKQIQEMNEERNDLWRLEQMEKDSNKVGEFV